One Nostoc sp. UHCC 0302 DNA window includes the following coding sequences:
- a CDS encoding AI-2E family transporter, translating to MRRSTSLQRLLIYGLSGPIIAVNIWLLSVLFRYFQHPITVLSIAAILAFLLNYPVKFFERARITHTQAVIIVLLATLTLLVILGVTLVPMLIDQTIQLLNKIPDWLTTSQANLSQFEAIAKQRRLPLDLRVVSNQINVNIQNLVQQLASGAVGFAGTLLSGLLDIVLVVVLAFYMLLYGDRVWYGLVNLLPSNIAVPLTRSLQLNFQNFFLSQFLLGIFMVLTLTPIFLALKVPFALLFAILIGLSELIPFIGASLGIGLVTILVLLQNWWLAVQVALAAILMQQLKDNLLAPRLLGEFIGLNPIWIFVAILMGFEIAGLLGTLVAVPIAGTIKGTFDAIKSGKANDFVSTTVTIAHDSPPERERG from the coding sequence TCCCTTCAACGCCTCTTAATATATGGTCTGAGCGGCCCGATTATTGCTGTCAATATCTGGCTGCTATCAGTGCTATTTCGCTATTTCCAGCATCCGATTACCGTCCTGAGTATTGCAGCGATTCTGGCTTTTTTACTAAATTATCCCGTTAAGTTCTTTGAACGCGCTCGGATCACTCACACTCAGGCAGTGATCATTGTTTTACTAGCAACTTTAACCTTGTTGGTGATTCTGGGCGTCACACTAGTGCCGATGCTCATTGACCAAACAATCCAACTGTTAAATAAGATTCCTGATTGGTTAACCACCAGTCAAGCAAACCTCTCACAGTTTGAAGCGATCGCTAAACAGCGACGTTTGCCCCTTGATCTCAGGGTTGTCAGTAATCAAATCAATGTCAACATCCAGAATCTGGTGCAACAACTAGCTTCTGGTGCTGTGGGATTTGCTGGGACATTGTTGTCAGGATTACTTGACATAGTGTTAGTAGTGGTACTGGCGTTTTATATGCTTTTGTATGGCGATCGCGTCTGGTATGGTCTAGTCAATCTTTTGCCGTCGAATATTGCAGTTCCCCTAACCAGATCCTTGCAGCTCAATTTCCAAAACTTTTTCCTCAGTCAATTTTTGCTGGGGATATTTATGGTATTGACTCTTACCCCAATTTTCTTAGCACTGAAAGTACCGTTTGCCCTATTATTTGCCATACTCATTGGTCTATCCGAACTCATTCCCTTTATCGGCGCGTCTTTGGGCATTGGTTTGGTGACAATACTAGTACTACTGCAAAATTGGTGGTTAGCAGTTCAAGTTGCCTTAGCAGCTATTCTCATGCAGCAGCTTAAAGATAACCTATTAGCTCCCAGGTTACTCGGCGAATTTATTGGACTTAATCCCATCTGGATTTTTGTTGCTATCTTGATGGGATTTGAAATTGCTGGATTATTAGGGACACTAGTTGCTGTTCCAATAGCCGGTACTATTAAAGGCACTTTCGATGCTATCAAAAGTGGCAAAGCTAATGACTTTGTATCAACAACTGTGACTATTGCTCATGACTCACCTCCAGAGAGAGAGAGGGGATAA